A region from the Nematostella vectensis chromosome 13, jaNemVect1.1, whole genome shotgun sequence genome encodes:
- the LOC125558946 gene encoding integrator complex subunit 8-like — protein MTTTEKYSAPCHTYGQLHRSDVNFEQIDIALSHVTNHAITVEPHNTTWLHTQGDLYLDSRNYSAALKCYLKAGSISSLSFNQPVPPTVWDTQVFKKMVICCMSLKAHIQAALLCQCVDPVDFMTAFKAFQLAVVSRYPCKAGPTG, from the exons ATGACAACCACAGAGAAGTATTCAGCTCCTTGTCACACCTATGGCCAACTTCA TCGCAGTGATGTTAACTTTGAGCAGATTGACATTGCCCTTTCCCATGTGACAAACCATGCAATAACGGTGGAACCACACAACACAACTTGGCTTCACACCCAGGGGGACTTGTATCTCG ATTCACGAAACTACTCAGCAGCCTTGAAGTGCTACTTGAAAGCTGGTTCTATTTCGTCCCTGTCATTCAATCAGCCAGTCCCTCCCACTGTTTGGGacacacag GTTTTTAAAAAGATGGTGATCTGTTGCATGAGCCTCAAAGCTCACATTCAG GCGGCACTTCTTTGTCAATGTGTTGATCCTGTGGACTTTATGACAGCATTTAAGGCCTTTCAGCTGGCTGTAGTTAGCAG ATACCCATGCAAAGCGGGGCCAACAGGATAA